A region from the Agrobacterium vitis genome encodes:
- a CDS encoding RolB family protein translates to MFRPRYVKFVSDSSLGDFRLRESRDAYVGFINSTLASAQKVLEESILKAKVCAADGRLSHFSEAPCLQGPSFDTLYSVLPGTDLWYVYGSSDQIHRFVECGEFLCTTASRFVACTESPYTDGVTSQTIWKWHNQISPGSRLSLKDVEAFFAFLPNLSFFKTNYSLLEIHGMHQRKFLAPIPGSRFRCEVVAFGEAFPPSPKLVPDAKIVSVERLSKWSYGSCFRC, encoded by the coding sequence ATGTTCCGACCGAGATACGTCAAATTTGTATCTGATTCATCGTTGGGAGATTTCCGTCTTAGGGAATCTAGGGACGCATATGTAGGGTTTATCAATAGTACATTAGCTAGTGCTCAGAAAGTGTTGGAGGAATCAATTCTAAAAGCTAAGGTTTGCGCAGCCGACGGGAGGTTATCGCATTTTTCTGAAGCGCCGTGTCTGCAGGGTCCTTCTTTTGACACCTTGTATTCAGTGCTTCCCGGCACTGATTTGTGGTACGTCTACGGTAGTTCCGACCAAATTCATCGGTTTGTGGAGTGCGGAGAATTTTTGTGCACTACGGCTTCCAGATTTGTCGCCTGTACTGAATCGCCTTACACCGACGGAGTGACATCCCAGACGATATGGAAATGGCACAACCAGATCTCACCTGGCTCTCGGCTTTCCCTGAAGGATGTGGAGGCGTTTTTCGCTTTCCTGCCGAATTTATCTTTTTTCAAGACGAACTATTCACTTCTCGAAATCCATGGCATGCATCAGCGCAAGTTTCTTGCCCCAATCCCAGGTTCACGGTTTAGATGCGAAGTTGTCGCGTTTGGTGAGGCCTTTCCGCCGTCGCCTAAGCTCGTACCAGATGCGAAGATTGTCAGCGTTGAGAGGCTTTCTAAGTGGTCCTACGGTAGTTGTTTCCGGTGTTAG
- the nos gene encoding D-nopaline dehydrogenase produces MALASSSTSLPVPAAGHHPLPLTVGVLGSGHAGTALAAWFASRHVSTALWAPADHPGSISAIKANEGVVTTEGVINGSFTVSASDDLLAVIRSSHLLIIVTRADVHDSFVSELANFNGELAEKDILVVCGHGFSMKYERQLQCKRILETDNSPTTSKLSDKKKCKVNIKEMKASFGLSCFPIHRNDVGVIDLPEDIKIIFAQLFTARIIPIPPLQVLFFSNYITHAVAAVMNIGRLRDPVNSLTKRAEQWLLELDERTPRAETGFFFYGEGSNTYVCKVQEQIDQERRKVAKACGLHLNSLLQECNDEYGTDYATLREYCLAPSPHNVHYACPDNMEHRYFSEELCSLEDIAAIATITKIEMPLTRAFINIIHAGKGNFPPTDKTSSVIGNFRSGDLIRFGATIFVKDEKMK; encoded by the coding sequence ATGGCTCTCGCTTCATCCTCAACTTCTCTACCTGTTCCCGCCGCAGGTCATCATCCCCTTCCCTTGACTGTAGGGGTCCTCGGTTCTGGTCACGCTGGGACTGCATTAGCGGCTTGGTTCGCCTCTCGGCACGTTTCCACGGCTCTGTGGGCACCAGCGGATCATCCAGGATCGATCTCAGCAATCAAAGCCAATGAAGGAGTCGTCACCACCGAGGGAGTGATCAACGGTTCATTTACGGTCTCAGCCTCTGATGATCTGCTCGCAGTTATTCGCTCCAGCCATCTACTGATTATTGTCACCCGTGCGGACGTTCACGACAGCTTCGTCAGTGAACTCGCCAACTTCAACGGTGAACTCGCAGAAAAGGATATTCTCGTCGTCTGCGGCCATGGCTTTTCCATGAAGTACGAGAGGCAACTGCAATGCAAGCGAATACTCGAGACGGATAATTCGCCCACAACGTCTAAGCTATCGGATAAAAAAAAATGTAAGGTCAACATTAAGGAAATGAAAGCTTCTTTCGGACTGTCGTGTTTCCCAATTCATCGAAATGATGTTGGCGTCATCGATCTACCCGAAGATATCAAGATCATCTTCGCCCAGCTATTTACGGCTAGGATCATCCCCATCCCACCATTGCAGGTGCTGTTCTTTTCCAACTATATCACTCATGCGGTTGCCGCTGTCATGAACATCGGAAGGCTGCGCGACCCTGTCAATTCCCTTACCAAAAGAGCTGAGCAGTGGCTTCTTGAACTAGACGAGCGAACCCCACGAGCCGAGACGGGCTTTTTCTTTTATGGTGAAGGATCCAACACTTACGTTTGCAAGGTCCAAGAGCAGATAGACCAAGAGCGCCGGAAGGTTGCCAAAGCGTGTGGGTTGCATCTCAATTCTCTCTTGCAGGAATGCAACGATGAATATGGCACTGATTATGCGACCCTAAGGGAATATTGCCTCGCACCATCACCTCATAACGTGCATTATGCATGCCCTGACAACATGGAACATCGTTATTTTTCTGAGGAATTATGCTCATTGGAGGATATCGCGGCAATTGCAACTATTACCAAAATCGAGATGCCCCTCACCCGCGCGTTCATCAATATTATTCATGCGGGAAAAGGAAACTTTCCGCCAACTGACAAAACATCCAGCGTGATTGGTAACTTCAGGTCAGGAGACTTGATCCGCTTTGGTGCCACCATATTTGTTAAGGACGAGAAGATGAAGTAA
- a CDS encoding Na/Pi cotransporter family protein, with product MGSTLVMINLFGAIALLLFGLSLVKDGATRALGARLRTGLATGTRTSLRSLLSGFLATVALQSSTATALMVSSFVERELIKPRMAQVVLLGANIGTAVTAWIVATGIEWVSPLLLSAGIVLHRSRSVPRQGAGAALIGVAIMLLSLHLLSSATEPLRHSRALAAFIGLLDNALPVAMLLSAAIAFISSSSLAAVILVLSLASTGMLSGGLTVALILGANLGGAIPPVIATLSGSAAAKRVALGNLIVRGIGCLLTLPFAEQFANLLSLLPLPASKLPVDAHLAFNIALAAIAWPCSRFLSARMAKIIPDRIQPENGPKFLDQDELSTPLVALTSAAREVLGVGDLVEKMLLRASNAFEQNDAAGLTELPALERQVDRIQQEIKVYLSKLGRNGLSDEEGRRSIVIIDYAINLEHIGDIIEKGLLPEVTKKVGQGLNFSEDGFAELQQLFQLTIDNLRIAQTILMTRDAGLARQLMERKIDVRRMEKRSAERHLERLRAGRVESLQTSSLHLDILRDLKRINAHITSVAHPIMDEQGLLGESRLLTRIDR from the coding sequence TTGGGCTCTACGCTCGTCATGATCAATCTGTTCGGCGCTATCGCGCTTTTGCTGTTCGGCCTGTCATTGGTAAAGGACGGCGCCACGCGCGCGCTCGGAGCAAGGTTGAGAACGGGACTTGCGACAGGCACGCGCACGAGCCTGCGCTCCCTGCTCTCGGGTTTCCTTGCGACAGTCGCGTTGCAAAGTTCGACCGCAACGGCTCTCATGGTTTCTTCCTTTGTCGAGCGCGAACTGATCAAGCCGCGGATGGCGCAAGTCGTGCTCCTCGGTGCGAACATCGGAACAGCCGTCACGGCATGGATTGTTGCGACCGGGATCGAATGGGTATCCCCACTGCTGCTTTCGGCTGGAATCGTACTCCATCGGAGTAGGTCAGTCCCACGCCAAGGCGCCGGCGCGGCTTTGATCGGCGTCGCAATCATGCTGCTATCTCTTCATTTGCTCAGTAGCGCGACGGAACCACTTCGACATTCGCGGGCGCTTGCAGCTTTTATCGGCCTACTCGACAATGCCTTGCCGGTCGCAATGCTGCTTTCCGCGGCCATCGCATTCATTTCGTCATCTAGCCTAGCGGCCGTCATCCTTGTTCTGTCATTGGCCTCAACCGGGATGCTTTCAGGTGGCCTGACTGTCGCGCTCATTCTCGGCGCGAATCTGGGAGGTGCGATCCCGCCGGTGATTGCCACTCTGTCAGGTTCGGCCGCAGCCAAACGCGTAGCGCTTGGAAACCTAATTGTTCGAGGGATCGGCTGTCTCCTGACCCTTCCATTCGCTGAGCAGTTTGCAAATTTACTATCACTTCTGCCGCTACCCGCGTCAAAGCTTCCCGTTGATGCCCATCTTGCCTTTAATATTGCTTTGGCCGCTATAGCCTGGCCGTGCTCGCGCTTTCTATCAGCCCGGATGGCAAAAATCATCCCGGACAGGATCCAGCCGGAAAACGGACCGAAATTCCTCGATCAGGATGAACTTTCGACGCCGCTCGTTGCGCTCACCAGCGCGGCGCGGGAGGTGCTGGGCGTCGGCGATCTCGTTGAAAAAATGTTGTTGCGGGCTTCCAACGCCTTCGAACAGAATGATGCTGCGGGTTTGACTGAGCTTCCCGCGCTTGAGCGCCAGGTCGACCGAATACAACAGGAGATCAAGGTCTATCTATCCAAGCTTGGCCGCAATGGATTATCTGACGAGGAGGGCCGGCGGTCGATTGTCATAATCGACTACGCGATTAACCTCGAACATATCGGCGACATCATCGAAAAAGGCCTATTGCCTGAAGTGACTAAAAAGGTTGGTCAGGGCCTGAATTTCTCCGAGGATGGATTTGCTGAACTGCAGCAGCTGTTCCAACTCACCATCGATAATCTCCGTATCGCTCAGACTATCCTGATGACCCGTGATGCGGGTCTTGCGCGACAGCTGATGGAGCGAAAGATCGATGTGCGCAGGATGGAGAAGCGATCGGCGGAGCGCCATCTTGAGCGTCTCCGGGCCGGTCGCGTCGAAAGTCTCCAGACAAGCTCCCTGCATCTCGACATTTTGCGCGACCTCAAACGGATCAACGCGCACATAACGTCGGTCGCCCATCCGATCATGGATGAGCAGGGGCTTCTCGGCGAAAGTCGCCTCCTTACTAGGATCGACCGGTAG
- a CDS encoding DUF4432 family protein, which yields MDMDLLRRTADLRSVADARLLTLQDGPGRGQRLIVARNGAGVGFEISVDRGFDLSSLSFKGVNVGWHSPNQLPFSPHDPDSEEGLGFFRNFDGFLVTCGLDQYSKPHEADVTHYGYPNFKTRRLPQHGRISSEKARLNRYGVDVETLVIICEGTVRQSTVFGEVLELHRKITVPVFEPVVFIEDTVTNRSFRPSDHAILYHFNVGYPFLDDSLTIRGLPEAVLTQINSTPPIPHDDFGEKVDHVDCRVTPHDMPIVLENERCGFSLSLTYDQQALPRFATWRAYQSGVFALGIEPRSDLRPVDGSKLGPGESRGYRLRLEFQSK from the coding sequence ATGGACATGGATTTGCTCCGCCGAACCGCAGACCTCCGTTCGGTTGCCGACGCTAGGCTCTTAACACTGCAAGACGGCCCTGGCAGGGGACAACGTCTTATCGTTGCCAGGAATGGAGCCGGCGTCGGATTCGAGATCTCGGTCGATCGTGGTTTCGACTTGTCATCCCTGTCGTTCAAAGGGGTGAATGTCGGGTGGCACTCGCCCAATCAACTGCCGTTCTCGCCACATGACCCGGATTCGGAGGAAGGACTGGGCTTCTTCCGCAATTTCGATGGGTTCCTCGTGACCTGCGGTCTGGATCAGTACAGCAAGCCTCATGAGGCCGATGTTACGCATTACGGATATCCAAATTTCAAGACACGCCGCCTACCGCAGCACGGTCGGATCTCGTCAGAAAAGGCGCGACTGAATCGATACGGTGTCGACGTCGAGACACTGGTCATCATCTGCGAGGGAACCGTACGGCAATCAACTGTTTTCGGAGAGGTCTTGGAACTGCACCGCAAGATAACCGTGCCGGTATTCGAACCTGTCGTATTCATCGAAGACACCGTGACGAATAGAAGTTTTCGGCCATCCGACCACGCTATTTTGTACCACTTCAATGTCGGATATCCATTCTTGGACGACAGTTTGACGATAAGAGGGCTTCCAGAAGCTGTACTAACACAGATCAACTCGACCCCGCCGATCCCGCATGATGATTTCGGTGAGAAGGTGGATCATGTCGACTGCCGTGTGACTCCGCATGACATGCCAATTGTTCTTGAGAACGAGCGATGCGGTTTCTCGCTCTCCCTCACCTATGATCAACAAGCGCTCCCGAGGTTTGCTACCTGGCGTGCCTATCAGTCCGGCGTATTTGCACTTGGGATCGAACCTCGATCAGATCTTCGACCAGTCGACGGTAGCAAGCTCGGGCCTGGCGAAAGCCGTGGCTACAGGCTGCGGCTGGAGTTTCAATCCAAATGA
- a CDS encoding NUDIX hydrolase, with the protein MAHENTELSPSTEFAAVADKLPKGDVRTQYAAICFRRVPSRDGAIEVLLITSRDSGRWVIPKGWPMGKKKPHQVACAEAWEEAGVRGRIHKKAWGHYTYVKKLDDGKLVPAMVQVHLLDVQELETDYPEKNERRLSWFTPAAAASSVKEPELRGLISKLENYGFADASALRAVK; encoded by the coding sequence TTGGCACACGAAAATACCGAACTTTCGCCATCGACGGAGTTTGCAGCCGTAGCCGACAAGCTTCCAAAAGGCGATGTCAGGACGCAATATGCTGCTATCTGCTTTCGACGCGTGCCGAGCCGAGACGGAGCGATCGAGGTCCTGCTGATCACGAGCAGGGACAGCGGCCGCTGGGTCATCCCAAAGGGATGGCCGATGGGAAAAAAGAAGCCCCACCAGGTTGCGTGCGCCGAGGCCTGGGAGGAGGCCGGGGTCAGAGGCCGTATCCACAAGAAGGCATGGGGTCATTACACCTATGTGAAGAAGCTGGATGACGGAAAGCTCGTCCCCGCAATGGTTCAGGTCCACCTGCTCGATGTGCAAGAACTTGAGACCGATTACCCCGAAAAGAATGAGCGCAGACTAAGTTGGTTCACACCGGCGGCAGCCGCTTCGTCAGTGAAGGAGCCGGAGCTTCGTGGCTTGATCTCCAAACTTGAAAACTATGGTTTTGCCGATGCGTCAGCGCTCCGCGCCGTGAAATGA
- a CDS encoding inositol monophosphatase family protein encodes MDKAITAVSSEQATIVEGIAREAGNLALYYFKKLATLPVEKKGHLDLVTEADTQVEALIIARLREAFPDDGVFGEEGGEITGTSGRIWVIDPIDGTFNYVRGAQNWAVSIGLYEHRRPAFGVIFAPARDLLLIGGHAIVPQLNGKPLGPLPALDMSRASTGFSFHPSVSTADRLEVLRFISDDLRISFRFTGSATLSLIEVMMGETDGYVSVGDSTWDVMAALPILAGLGVSHTIDWDKTELPQKLRFVCGSDEFLNRVKPVLNNLSAAA; translated from the coding sequence GTGGATAAGGCCATCACAGCAGTCTCTTCGGAGCAGGCGACCATCGTCGAGGGTATTGCGCGAGAAGCGGGAAACCTGGCCCTCTACTATTTCAAGAAGTTGGCCACCTTGCCGGTTGAAAAGAAGGGGCACCTCGACCTTGTCACCGAAGCCGACACACAGGTCGAAGCCCTGATTATCGCAAGGCTTCGTGAAGCTTTTCCAGACGATGGCGTTTTCGGGGAAGAGGGTGGCGAGATCACCGGGACTTCGGGTCGCATCTGGGTCATCGATCCGATCGACGGAACGTTCAACTATGTCCGCGGCGCCCAGAACTGGGCGGTGTCTATCGGGCTGTACGAGCACCGCCGCCCTGCCTTTGGCGTTATCTTCGCTCCCGCGCGCGATCTGCTGTTGATTGGTGGTCACGCCATCGTACCGCAACTCAATGGGAAGCCTCTCGGTCCATTGCCCGCGCTCGACATGTCTCGTGCATCGACTGGCTTCAGCTTTCATCCGTCGGTTTCGACGGCTGACAGGTTGGAGGTCCTGCGCTTCATCTCGGATGACCTTCGCATAAGCTTCCGCTTCACGGGGTCAGCGACGCTCTCGTTGATCGAAGTGATGATGGGTGAGACGGATGGCTACGTTTCTGTCGGCGACTCCACTTGGGACGTCATGGCGGCGCTGCCAATTCTCGCCGGCTTGGGCGTCAGTCACACGATCGATTGGGACAAGACGGAGCTTCCCCAGAAACTTCGTTTCGTGTGCGGCTCGGACGAATTTCTTAATCGAGTAAAGCCCGTGCTCAACAATCTCTCGGCGGCTGCCTAA
- a CDS encoding glycerophosphodiester phosphodiesterase, translated as MNPLRMSIENMRIGGHRGHSAGAPENTLVAFRKAFEYGGPLTTCETDLSITSDGELVLMHDKTVDRTTNGHGIVHKMTYAELAKLDAGSWFNEKFAGEQVPRLRDALILARELGIIYQLELKIYDQNDVFFPKLRALIDELGAADLLQFSSFDYVQLRDVKKAIPDVPTVGLMHSRLIDPASLARQANLDAMNIEVYHFASGEARQLHEDGFAAFCYLPAGHHEKLMKYGVDVESQVVQWVREGQLDQLLGDDVAQVARLRDQARG; from the coding sequence ATGAACCCCCTTAGAATGTCGATCGAGAACATGCGTATAGGCGGCCACCGCGGCCACAGTGCGGGCGCTCCGGAAAACACGCTGGTCGCGTTTCGCAAGGCTTTTGAGTATGGCGGTCCGCTGACCACCTGCGAGACGGACCTCTCGATTACAAGCGATGGCGAACTCGTCCTCATGCATGACAAGACAGTCGATCGCACGACCAACGGTCACGGCATCGTGCACAAAATGACTTATGCTGAGCTCGCTAAGCTAGATGCCGGCAGCTGGTTTAATGAAAAGTTTGCGGGTGAGCAGGTACCGCGACTTCGTGATGCGCTCATACTCGCTCGAGAGCTTGGCATCATTTATCAGCTCGAACTCAAGATCTACGACCAGAACGACGTTTTTTTCCCGAAGCTTCGGGCGTTAATCGATGAGCTTGGCGCCGCGGACCTGTTGCAGTTCTCGTCGTTCGACTATGTCCAGCTCAGGGATGTCAAGAAAGCTATCCCGGATGTTCCAACGGTCGGCCTGATGCACTCTCGCCTTATCGACCCTGCGTCCCTTGCTCGCCAGGCCAATCTCGATGCCATGAATATCGAAGTCTACCATTTCGCCAGCGGCGAGGCCCGCCAGCTTCACGAAGATGGTTTCGCGGCCTTCTGCTATCTGCCGGCCGGCCACCATGAGAAATTGATGAAGTACGGCGTGGACGTCGAGTCTCAGGTCGTCCAGTGGGTCCGTGAAGGTCAGCTCGATCAGCTCCTCGGTGACGACGTCGCACAGGTCGCACGGTTGCGGGATCAGGCTCGTGGATAA
- a CDS encoding ABC transporter permease: protein MTHAKILSLPRGQFWNFATRTPISIWLCIIWIAAIVIVGATAQWIAPFHYLQQSPLARFALPGTLPGHLLGTDYLGRDVLSNLFAAIQMTLMIAFAGSVICLLIGTILGFLAAHFGGWVDNLIMGFADAMQSVPFIIVALGVLAFFGSNPLLFVLLAGIYNWWRYARLTRGLVLSANEDGYAEAARIVGVPSWRIYLRHILPNIAGPLVVQLTVNYPELILLESGLSFLGLGIQPPSTSLGLMVADGRNYLAIAWWLAAFPGVVLVFTTLSISLLGDYLRDRLDARLR, encoded by the coding sequence ATGACCCACGCTAAGATACTCTCCTTGCCGAGGGGGCAATTCTGGAATTTTGCCACCCGAACCCCGATCAGCATCTGGCTGTGCATAATATGGATCGCTGCGATCGTAATTGTCGGTGCGACGGCGCAATGGATCGCACCCTTCCACTATCTGCAACAGTCGCCACTTGCACGCTTCGCGTTGCCGGGCACCCTGCCAGGACATCTGCTTGGCACGGATTATCTCGGCCGGGATGTGCTTAGCAACCTTTTTGCTGCGATCCAGATGACATTGATGATCGCCTTCGCAGGCTCGGTGATCTGTTTGCTTATCGGCACCATTCTGGGTTTTCTGGCTGCGCATTTTGGGGGCTGGGTCGATAACCTCATCATGGGCTTTGCCGATGCCATGCAGTCCGTTCCCTTCATCATCGTGGCTCTTGGCGTACTGGCGTTTTTCGGTTCGAACCCGCTGCTGTTTGTCTTACTAGCGGGGATCTACAACTGGTGGCGTTATGCTCGTCTGACGCGCGGCCTTGTCCTGAGTGCCAACGAGGACGGTTACGCCGAGGCGGCGCGGATCGTCGGCGTACCATCATGGCGCATCTACCTGCGTCACATACTGCCAAACATCGCAGGCCCGCTCGTTGTTCAACTCACTGTAAATTATCCGGAGCTCATTCTGCTCGAGAGTGGTCTGAGTTTTCTCGGGCTCGGCATCCAGCCGCCGTCCACAAGCCTCGGACTTATGGTTGCCGACGGGCGAAACTACCTTGCGATTGCCTGGTGGCTTGCTGCTTTCCCAGGCGTAGTCCTCGTGTTCACAACATTATCCATAAGCCTGCTTGGCGACTATTTGCGCGATCGTCTCGACGCGCGCCTCCGATAA
- a CDS encoding ABC transporter permease — MIGFIIARALRALVVLFLTVTFVFIVLRLSGDPAQTMLGERATPEVLAVFRADWGLDKPILQQFLIYVANAFQGNFGVSSSDGREVFSIIAERIPKTLVLTVSAFILSVLLGIPVGIVAAVRRDSPVDKAVITGAVLGYSVPNFLLGLTLIFVFAVWLRVLPSSGSSTWQHAILPVATFGLFNAATIARFTRSTLIEVLEQPYIAAARADGIPKWEVILRHALPNAAIPMVTMLGFVAGGLLGGSVLIETVFAWPGLGSGFVHATTHGDLNVVQAMILLFTAFMVTINLAVDILYAVLNPKIRLQK, encoded by the coding sequence ATGATAGGCTTCATAATCGCTCGTGCCCTTCGGGCTTTGGTCGTTCTCTTTCTCACCGTGACTTTTGTCTTCATCGTTCTTCGACTGAGCGGCGATCCAGCGCAGACGATGCTGGGCGAGCGTGCAACGCCGGAGGTGCTGGCGGTGTTCCGCGCCGACTGGGGCCTCGACAAGCCGATCCTCCAGCAGTTCCTGATCTATGTGGCCAATGCGTTCCAAGGAAATTTTGGCGTCTCATCCTCCGACGGACGCGAGGTCTTTTCGATCATTGCCGAGCGCATACCAAAGACACTGGTGTTGACGGTATCCGCCTTCATTCTGAGTGTGCTCCTCGGCATACCGGTCGGGATCGTCGCTGCTGTTCGACGCGATAGCCCTGTCGACAAAGCCGTCATAACGGGAGCTGTGCTCGGATACAGCGTTCCCAACTTTCTCCTTGGTCTCACTCTCATCTTCGTGTTTGCCGTTTGGCTGCGTGTCTTGCCGAGCTCTGGCAGTTCTACCTGGCAGCACGCGATTCTGCCCGTCGCAACCTTCGGCCTTTTCAACGCGGCCACAATCGCGCGCTTCACGCGCTCGACGCTGATTGAGGTGCTCGAGCAGCCGTACATCGCCGCCGCCCGAGCCGATGGGATACCAAAGTGGGAAGTCATTCTTCGACACGCGCTGCCTAACGCCGCCATCCCGATGGTGACCATGCTGGGCTTTGTCGCAGGCGGTCTCTTGGGCGGTTCGGTGCTCATCGAAACCGTCTTTGCCTGGCCGGGCCTCGGAAGCGGCTTCGTTCATGCAACGACCCACGGCGATCTCAACGTTGTGCAGGCAATGATCCTTCTTTTCACGGCCTTTATGGTCACGATCAACTTGGCCGTCGATATTCTCTACGCGGTCCTCAATCCGAAGATCAGGCTTCAGAAATAA
- a CDS encoding oligopeptide/dipeptide ABC transporter ATP-binding protein: MNTPLLQTHDLVKAFSHKTGFFAKPTSQLAVNSISFDLAPRERLGVVGESGSGKSTLGRLLLGLTPPTSGDVLFEGVNHKDRSSKDWTKFRMRTSLVQQNPLSALNPQMTIGEQIAEGLLVHHVAGRASAYERAAAILERVGLSSAMMTRYPHQMSGGQRQRVVIARALILDPKLVVFDEAVSALDVSVQAQVVALLQSLWQELDLAYVFITHDLRIVRHLVDRIAVMYLGRVVETGHIRSVYERPRHPYTRALLDSVPTMDPSVRNLPPPLQGEIDASKPSEGCVFRTRCPFAIDRCASETPKLREFDGQQVACHRAEDVSSEICRKEIA; the protein is encoded by the coding sequence ATGAATACGCCATTGCTTCAAACCCACGATCTGGTCAAGGCCTTTAGCCACAAGACCGGGTTCTTCGCCAAGCCGACGAGCCAGCTTGCGGTCAACTCCATCAGCTTCGACCTCGCGCCGCGGGAACGCCTCGGCGTGGTCGGTGAGTCCGGAAGCGGCAAATCGACACTTGGTCGGCTCCTGCTCGGCCTGACCCCACCGACAAGCGGAGATGTCTTGTTCGAGGGCGTGAACCACAAGGACCGCAGCTCTAAAGACTGGACGAAGTTCCGTATGCGCACCTCGCTTGTGCAACAGAACCCGCTGTCGGCTCTGAACCCGCAGATGACGATTGGAGAGCAGATCGCCGAGGGCCTTCTTGTTCATCACGTTGCAGGTCGCGCGAGCGCGTATGAGCGCGCAGCCGCTATTCTCGAGCGTGTGGGGCTGTCAAGTGCGATGATGACCCGGTACCCGCACCAGATGTCGGGTGGCCAGCGCCAGCGGGTCGTCATTGCCCGTGCTTTGATCCTCGACCCAAAACTGGTGGTTTTCGACGAAGCCGTCTCGGCGCTGGACGTATCCGTCCAGGCTCAGGTTGTGGCGCTACTCCAGTCGCTTTGGCAGGAGTTGGATCTTGCCTACGTGTTTATCACCCACGATCTTCGCATCGTTCGACACCTGGTCGACCGGATCGCCGTGATGTATCTCGGGCGGGTCGTTGAGACCGGCCATATCCGTTCGGTCTACGAACGGCCCCGCCATCCCTATACGAGAGCGCTCCTGGATTCAGTTCCGACGATGGATCCGAGCGTGCGCAACCTTCCGCCACCGCTACAGGGCGAAATCGATGCGAGCAAACCATCCGAAGGCTGCGTTTTCCGGACGCGCTGTCCGTTTGCCATCGACAGATGCGCGTCCGAAACGCCGAAGCTTCGCGAATTCGACGGCCAGCAGGTGGCATGTCACCGCGCCGAAGACGTGTCATCCGAGATTTGCCGGAAGGAGATCGCATAA
- a CDS encoding ABC transporter ATP-binding protein: protein MTSLLAVRDLTVQVPARALKIIDGISFSLGAGQTLGLVGESGCGKSMTCYAIAKALPRGIAQTGGTVTLSSGAQADSQGKAPSVAMIFQDPTSSLNPVHTIGYYLESALFRHQGLRGSDARLEAMRLLERVGIDRAKSRLRSYPHQFSGGMNQRVMIAHALAAKPQLLIADEPTTALDVTTQAQILYLLEELKAETGMALLIVSHDLGVIARLADRAAVMYCGKIVETAPVTELLRRPAHPYAQALIDCMPSIDPADREPPIPIPGSVPLLDSLPEGCHFHPRCPRASGECSVRFPAPKNIGLVHEASCYHPVVA from the coding sequence GTGACAAGTCTACTAGCAGTTCGCGACCTCACCGTTCAGGTGCCGGCGCGCGCGCTCAAGATCATCGATGGCATCAGTTTTTCGCTGGGTGCGGGTCAAACGCTCGGCCTCGTTGGCGAATCCGGCTGCGGAAAAAGCATGACCTGCTATGCCATTGCCAAAGCGCTGCCGCGCGGCATTGCTCAAACGGGCGGAACGGTAACGTTGAGTTCTGGTGCGCAGGCCGACAGCCAGGGGAAAGCACCATCGGTCGCCATGATCTTCCAGGATCCGACGAGCAGCCTGAACCCAGTGCACACAATTGGCTACTACCTCGAATCTGCCCTCTTCCGGCATCAGGGTCTCAGGGGCAGCGACGCGCGGCTGGAGGCGATGCGGCTTCTTGAGCGCGTCGGCATCGACCGTGCCAAGAGCCGGTTGCGTTCCTATCCGCACCAGTTTTCCGGCGGCATGAACCAGCGCGTCATGATCGCTCATGCGCTTGCGGCAAAGCCCCAATTGCTGATCGCCGATGAGCCAACTACCGCGCTCGATGTGACGACGCAGGCACAGATCCTTTATTTGCTGGAAGAATTGAAGGCCGAAACCGGCATGGCACTCCTCATCGTGTCGCACGATCTCGGAGTAATCGCTCGTTTGGCCGACCGCGCAGCGGTGATGTATTGCGGTAAGATCGTCGAGACGGCGCCCGTGACAGAACTGCTCCGGCGCCCGGCTCATCCCTACGCCCAGGCCCTGATCGATTGTATGCCCAGTATCGATCCCGCGGACCGCGAACCTCCGATCCCTATCCCCGGATCGGTACCCCTTCTCGATAGCCTTCCGGAGGGATGCCATTTCCATCCACGCTGTCCGCGTGCGAGTGGCGAATGTTCCGTACGCTTCCCAGCGCCCAAAAATATAGGCCTCGTCCATGAAGCCTCCTGTTACCATCCGGTGGTCGCATGA